The DNA window GCAGCTCTTCGACACCATCGTCTTGCTCGGCGGCCCTCGACGGCTCAGGCGCAATGCCGACCTGACCCTCTCGCTCGGCCTCGTGGGTGCTGGCATCGCAGCGCTGGGGAGACTGGCCGGAGAGCGCATGCCACAGGACGACAGCACCAGACGCCCGAATCGTCTCGTGAGCGCGGCCCGGGTCGCGGTCGTAGGCCTCTATGGCGCCTCCCTGATCGCCCGTCAGCGACATCAGCGGCGCCTCGGCGTCGCCCTGTCGAGCGCCGGCTTTGGCCTCCTGGTCTTCGGTAGCTGGCTCGGGGGAGCGCTCGGCATGCGCACAGCCGAGCGCCTGGAAGGCTCAGGCGCCTGAGCCAGAGGGCCCATCAGCGACGCAGAAGCGGTGCGCGCGGTGCGGCACGGCCCCGCTCAGCTCTCGCCGAGCAGCTTGCGCACCGACGTCAGCAGCTCCTCTTCCTTGAACGGCTTCACCAGGTAGCCATTGCAGCCGTTCGCGTAGGCCACCTTCACGCTCTGCGGATCGCTGCGCGTGGTCATGATGATGATGGGCACCGTCTTCGTCGCCTCGAAGGCACGCAGCCAGCGGCACGCCTGGAAGCCATCCATGCCGGGCATGTTCACGTCCATCAGGATGAGATCGGGGCGCTCGGTGATCGCTTGACGGATCCCCTCACGCCCGTTGCGCGCGAGGACCACGTCGTAGTCGGCAAGCGTCCCTTGCTGCGTCGACAACGACGTGAACGAGTCGTCGACGACCAGGATCTTCTTCTTGGAGCGGGTGGACGTCGGCTCGCGCCCGCTGTCCACCCCGCTTCGGCTTCCAGTGCTGGATACGGGGCCAGATTTGAGGCCGCTCTCCGGCTCAAGATCCCCGCTGAGGGGGGAGTTCTTTTGCGGCATGTTACGACCATCGCGCATGAGTGTCTCCCTTCCGACACACGCACTGTGCAGGGTGTCGGCATATGGGACCGTCTGACTCGACCCCCATTGAATTCTACCAGGTACTCCGTACCCCTGGCATGCCTTTCGGCGAAACGCCAACCCACATCAACTTCGCAGGTAGGTAACGCCCAGATCGCGTAGCCACGTCCGCTGTCGCCGAACGAACACCCGTGTCGCCCGGACGGCGGCTTCTTCGAGCGCTTCGGCGGGGAGCTGGCCGTCCACGTGCTCCCGGACTTGCTTGTAACCGACAGACCCCATGGCCCGTGCCCCTCCATACCCTCTTGCAACGAGCACCCTGACTTCCTCGATCCAGCCGTCGTTCAGGAAGCCCCGTACACGTGCCGCGATGCGGCGATCCAGCTCTTCCCGCTCCCGGTGAACGCCGACCAGGCGGGCCACGTGGCGGCGCTCCTGAAAGCCGTGCGCCGCGTGCCACACGCTCTGCGGTCGCCCCGTCAGCTCGTAGATCTCCAGCGCGCGACTGACCCTCACCAGATCGTTCGGCGCGAGCCGCGCCGCGCTCTCTGCGTCGACCTGCGCGAGCTGTGCGTGCAGCGCCTGCCGCCCCGCGTGCGCTGCCAGCGCCTGATGCCGGGCGCGGATCTCGGGATCTGCAGGAGGAGCAGGCGAAAGTCCCCACACCAGCGCCTTCACCCACAGGAACGTCCCCCCGCAGACGATCGGGACCCGCCCGCGCTTGCGGATGTCGGCCAGGGCTTCGCTGGCCAGCGAAGCGAAACGCTGCGCGTCGGCCGGGTCGAGCGGATCGAGCACGTCGATGAGGTGGTGAGGCGCCCGCGCGCGCTCCTCGGCGCTCGGCTTGCCGGAACCCACATCGAACGCGCGGTAGATCTG is part of the Chondromyces crocatus genome and encodes:
- the miaA gene encoding tRNA (adenosine(37)-N6)-dimethylallyltransferase MiaA; this translates as MSEAQRVAPTPLDTASHARAESTPGTSMATEPQAPMDAEPQGPNDTDPQAPNDTEPQAPIDWTALAPPTEEELIVVVGPTASGKTELAVRLAERFGGEVISADSVQIYRAFDVGSGKPSAEERARAPHHLIDVLDPLDPADAQRFASLASEALADIRKRGRVPIVCGGTFLWVKALVWGLSPAPPADPEIRARHQALAAHAGRQALHAQLAQVDAESAARLAPNDLVRVSRALEIYELTGRPQSVWHAAHGFQERRHVARLVGVHREREELDRRIAARVRGFLNDGWIEEVRVLVARGYGGARAMGSVGYKQVREHVDGQLPAEALEEAAVRATRVFVRRQRTWLRDLGVTYLRS
- a CDS encoding DUF2231 domain-containing protein; its protein translation is MARTAIPIDQQSAARFHIDQEADPEKSGLPLLVPRSAATMNPHRARTPMQRRPGWPIDLPLGAWMTAQLFDTIVLLGGPRRLRRNADLTLSLGLVGAGIAALGRLAGERMPQDDSTRRPNRLVSAARVAVVGLYGASLIARQRHQRRLGVALSSAGFGLLVFGSWLGGALGMRTAERLEGSGA
- a CDS encoding response regulator — its product is MPQKNSPLSGDLEPESGLKSGPVSSTGSRSGVDSGREPTSTRSKKKILVVDDSFTSLSTQQGTLADYDVVLARNGREGIRQAITERPDLILMDVNMPGMDGFQACRWLRAFEATKTVPIIIMTTRSDPQSVKVAYANGCNGYLVKPFKEEELLTSVRKLLGES